A genomic segment from Tessaracoccus defluvii encodes:
- a CDS encoding DNA-directed RNA polymerase subunit beta, with protein MSNFHKPVRRPSDVIELMGGSGDPAELSALAHDTATALLHRVREASDPAIVDRVIAYADVHGIDDVAELWADASADSLPGALWRIYLLRHSVAGNPESAGLRFRRGLDVDVVGHAMVGAGAAPTPADVTELATVILKGAFVGDFAAALERSAAFARVMAVGANDLATGEPDDVRREQEAALAASFGHLADELTHAAPLWRGGHLR; from the coding sequence GTGAGCAATTTCCACAAGCCCGTTCGGCGACCGTCCGACGTCATTGAGCTCATGGGTGGCTCCGGCGACCCGGCCGAGCTCAGCGCCCTGGCCCATGACACCGCCACCGCACTCCTCCATCGCGTCCGGGAGGCCTCGGATCCCGCGATCGTCGACAGGGTGATCGCCTACGCCGACGTCCACGGCATCGACGATGTCGCGGAGCTGTGGGCCGATGCGTCCGCCGACTCCCTGCCCGGAGCGCTGTGGCGGATCTATCTGCTCCGCCATTCCGTGGCGGGGAATCCTGAGTCGGCCGGGCTGCGGTTCCGCCGCGGGCTCGACGTCGATGTCGTCGGACACGCCATGGTGGGCGCCGGCGCCGCTCCGACGCCCGCCGACGTGACGGAACTGGCCACCGTCATCCTGAAGGGCGCCTTCGTAGGCGACTTCGCCGCGGCCCTTGAACGCTCGGCCGCCTTCGCCCGGGTGATGGCCGTCGGCGCCAACGATCTCGCCACCGGCGAGCCCGATGATGTGCGCCGCGAGCAGGAAGCCGCGCTCGCCGCCAGCTTCGGGCATCTCGCCGACGAGCTCACACACGCCGCGCCGCTGTGGCGTGGTGGCCATCTGCGTTGA
- a CDS encoding cysteine hydrolase family protein has translation MDNSWLVIIDPQRIFADPASDWGSPMWAGAAAVIGRLAPRFAGRTIVTRWVPPEPGHRVGSWVAYMDAWPFADRPATDPYFDVVAELADIPARRVDAPTFGKWDVLAPIVGEGADLVVVGVSTDCCVVSTVLPAADAGATITVVTDGCAGSTPENHASALAVMGLYPPQVRLLDVEQLLHEK, from the coding sequence ATGGACAACTCCTGGCTCGTGATCATCGACCCGCAGCGGATCTTCGCTGACCCTGCCAGCGACTGGGGGTCCCCCATGTGGGCCGGTGCGGCCGCCGTCATCGGGCGGCTGGCGCCGCGTTTCGCCGGACGGACGATCGTGACCCGCTGGGTGCCGCCCGAGCCGGGGCACCGCGTCGGTTCCTGGGTCGCCTACATGGATGCCTGGCCGTTCGCCGACCGGCCGGCCACGGATCCGTACTTCGACGTCGTCGCGGAGCTGGCCGACATCCCTGCGCGTCGCGTCGACGCGCCCACGTTCGGGAAATGGGACGTGCTGGCCCCCATCGTCGGGGAGGGTGCCGACCTGGTCGTCGTCGGGGTCTCCACCGACTGCTGTGTGGTCTCGACGGTGCTGCCCGCCGCGGACGCCGGGGCGACGATCACCGTCGTCACGGACGGCTGTGCGGGGTCGACCCCCGAGAATCACGCATCTGCGCTTGCCGTGATGGGTCTGTACCCGCCGCAGGTGCGGCTGCTCGACGTCGAGCAGCTCCTGCACGAGAAGTAG
- a CDS encoding ethanolamine ammonia-lyase reactivating factor EutA has translation MGLVDKDEAHAAIYTNDGHPLAAGIRPTEVSFSGGVADLVDPPFAGDPFRYGDIGPLLGQAIAEDSAFSLVGRHRAAETIGATVVGAGVHTTEISGSTIDYAAGLLPIRNIPIVPIPEEAEADAARLTDEIARRIAMLNPDEPDGTVALALTGSALTSFAAVQRTAAAITDGAAAVLGGPHPLVIVLESDRAKVLGQSLAVHRGRRDDIICIDSVATADGDYIDIGTPVGAGRAVPVVVKTLVFNQ, from the coding sequence ATCGGGCTCGTCGACAAGGACGAGGCGCACGCGGCGATCTACACCAACGACGGGCATCCGCTCGCGGCCGGCATCCGACCGACGGAGGTCAGCTTCTCCGGAGGAGTCGCCGACCTCGTCGACCCTCCCTTCGCCGGCGACCCGTTCCGCTACGGCGACATCGGACCGCTGCTCGGGCAGGCCATCGCGGAGGACTCCGCCTTCTCGCTCGTGGGCCGCCACCGTGCAGCCGAGACGATCGGGGCCACCGTCGTCGGCGCCGGCGTCCACACCACCGAGATCAGCGGCTCGACCATCGACTATGCCGCCGGCCTGCTCCCCATCCGCAACATTCCGATCGTGCCGATCCCTGAGGAGGCGGAGGCGGACGCCGCCAGACTGACCGACGAGATCGCGCGCCGCATCGCGATGCTCAACCCGGACGAGCCCGACGGCACGGTCGCGCTGGCGCTGACGGGCAGCGCGCTGACCTCCTTCGCCGCGGTCCAGCGGACGGCGGCGGCGATCACGGACGGCGCGGCCGCCGTCCTGGGAGGGCCCCACCCGCTCGTCATCGTCCTCGAATCCGACCGGGCCAAGGTGCTCGGCCAATCGCTCGCCGTCCATCGCGGCCGTCGCGACGACATCATCTGCATCGACTCGGTGGCGACGGCCGACGGTGACTACATCGACATCGGAACACCGGTGGGCGCGGGACGCGCCGTGCCGGTCGTGGTGAAGACGCTCGTCTTCAACCAATAG
- a CDS encoding GNAT family N-acetyltransferase, producing the protein MIITRHERPPTMEAGYFSLLEFDAAQWGAVTRSLFHHDDFVESALSRWVAGAHPDYSVQRRFSASENGRLIGSAVLDLPQVDNTHWAQLSIVIDPAHRRRGVGTALLDASFAAAREAGRGTVHAWTWEELPPAGARTLRAAEGDGRVSAGSESVTFMVRHGFNLAQVHTISGLTLAAEAELEAAADDARAATPSTYELVQWHGPTPAELIDDYAALRIAMSTDAPSGEADYQPEAFDAARIRADEQSQRMAGHEQLVTAVLHDGRLVAFTCMIHDPARPELGDQWDTLVVREHRGHGLGMLMKTASHAALRRHSPATARVITGNASENQWMLAINRRLGFRPIAASGLFQRVDGGR; encoded by the coding sequence GTGATCATCACCCGTCACGAGCGTCCCCCGACGATGGAAGCCGGGTACTTCTCACTGCTTGAGTTCGACGCCGCCCAGTGGGGGGCGGTCACCCGGTCGCTGTTCCACCACGACGACTTCGTGGAGTCCGCGCTGTCACGGTGGGTCGCCGGGGCCCATCCCGACTACAGCGTGCAGCGGCGGTTCTCCGCATCCGAGAACGGGCGACTGATCGGCTCCGCCGTCCTCGATCTTCCGCAGGTGGACAACACCCACTGGGCCCAGCTCTCGATCGTCATCGACCCTGCCCATCGGCGCCGGGGCGTCGGCACCGCGCTGCTCGACGCGAGCTTCGCGGCGGCCCGGGAAGCGGGCCGGGGCACCGTCCACGCGTGGACCTGGGAGGAGCTTCCGCCTGCCGGGGCCCGCACCCTCCGCGCCGCCGAGGGTGACGGCCGGGTCTCGGCCGGCTCCGAGTCCGTGACCTTCATGGTGCGCCACGGCTTCAACCTGGCGCAGGTGCACACCATCTCAGGGCTCACGCTGGCAGCCGAGGCGGAGTTGGAGGCCGCAGCGGACGACGCCCGTGCGGCCACGCCGTCGACCTACGAACTCGTCCAGTGGCACGGGCCGACCCCCGCGGAGCTGATCGACGACTACGCCGCCCTCCGCATCGCCATGAGCACCGACGCGCCCAGCGGGGAGGCGGACTATCAGCCCGAGGCGTTCGACGCCGCACGCATCCGCGCCGATGAGCAGTCACAGCGCATGGCGGGCCACGAGCAACTCGTCACCGCGGTGCTCCATGACGGCCGGCTGGTGGCGTTCACCTGCATGATCCACGACCCTGCGCGCCCGGAGCTGGGGGACCAGTGGGACACACTCGTGGTCAGGGAACACCGCGGGCATGGGCTCGGGATGCTCATGAAGACGGCGAGCCACGCGGCGCTGCGCCGCCACTCGCCTGCCACCGCCCGCGTCATCACGGGCAACGCCTCCGAGAACCAGTGGATGCTCGCCATCAACAGACGGCTCGGCTTCCGGCCGATCGCCGCGTCCGGCCTGTTCCAGCGTGTTGACGGCGGGCGCTGA
- a CDS encoding PfkB family carbohydrate kinase: MPRVIHTGQALVDATARVPGLPERGQNVMADGWGQQAGGAVNTLVAAARSGADCVHAGAIGTGPNGDLIRDALAADSIAWSAPALPGCDTALCVVLVERDGERTFVTMQGAERMLSVEGLATSAPRAGDLVCVTGYSLAVESTRAPLTAWLGTLPKGVEVVLDPGAVFADLTPAARDAMLAATTVWTSNQEEAFALVGATTMAEGAALVAARLRPGAVAIVRDGPAGCAVAAGGAVTEVPGFPQRPIDTNGAGDAHTGVLVAERAAGTGWVEACRRANVAGAITVTRRGAATSPTAAEIDAFLAAAGS, translated from the coding sequence ATGCCACGCGTCATCCACACCGGTCAGGCTCTTGTCGACGCCACCGCGAGGGTGCCGGGGCTCCCGGAACGGGGGCAGAACGTCATGGCCGACGGCTGGGGGCAGCAGGCAGGTGGGGCCGTCAACACGCTGGTGGCGGCCGCCCGGTCAGGTGCCGACTGCGTCCATGCCGGTGCCATCGGCACAGGGCCGAACGGTGACCTGATCCGCGATGCGCTGGCGGCCGACTCCATCGCCTGGTCCGCACCGGCGCTGCCCGGGTGCGACACCGCACTGTGCGTCGTGCTCGTGGAACGTGACGGCGAGCGGACCTTCGTCACCATGCAGGGGGCGGAGCGGATGCTGAGCGTCGAGGGGCTCGCGACCTCCGCACCCCGTGCGGGGGACCTCGTCTGCGTCACCGGCTACTCGCTGGCCGTCGAGTCGACCCGGGCGCCGCTGACGGCCTGGCTCGGAACGCTTCCCAAGGGCGTCGAGGTGGTGCTCGACCCGGGTGCGGTCTTCGCAGACCTGACGCCCGCCGCCCGTGACGCGATGCTCGCGGCTACCACCGTCTGGACCTCCAACCAGGAGGAGGCCTTCGCCCTGGTGGGAGCGACCACCATGGCGGAAGGCGCGGCCCTCGTGGCGGCACGGCTGCGGCCAGGCGCCGTCGCGATCGTCCGTGACGGCCCCGCCGGCTGCGCCGTCGCCGCAGGGGGAGCAGTGACGGAGGTGCCCGGATTCCCGCAGCGGCCCATCGACACCAACGGCGCAGGCGACGCGCACACCGGGGTGCTGGTCGCCGAGCGGGCGGCGGGGACCGGCTGGGTGGAGGCCTGCCGACGCGCCAACGTGGCTGGGGCGATCACCGTGACCCGACGCGGGGCCGCGACGTCCCCGACCGCAGCGGAGATCGACGCGTTCCTCGCGGCGGCCGGATCCTGA